Below is a window of Vibrio sp. SS-MA-C1-2 DNA.
GTGAGATACCAGGCGATTGAGGAAGTTGAGCAACAGGGGCAAAGTTATTGGGAAAGAGGTCACATACTCGGCGGATCAAATCATTTTGATGTTCAGTCCAAAAGCGACTGGTGTGCTCATTGCCGATATGGTGACCCATCCAACTTGCACGAGGAGAAAATATAGTTAAGTCGGTTCCACGCTCTTTTTGTAAACGAAGTTGATTATTGATAATACTTTCACGGATTTCATCATCTGAAATAACCATGATTCCTTTAGAACCAACATGGCTTGGATCTTTTATTATTGCTTCTTTTTGAGCATCGCGATATTTGCCCACTTGTGGTGGTGTTGTAGTGTAATGTCCATGACAATCAATAATCATTTTTAGCGTCCTTAACTAATGAAATTACAAACACTATACGAGGCAATATAAGATTGGGCTATTTCAATTTAATTTCAGGCTATAAGATTTTTAGATAGAGGTGGTTTTTTGAGCTGTATAGTAATTGTAAATGTTTAGCTAATAGTGATACAAAAAATTCTAATAAATGAATAGAGATAAGCGAAAAATGATGGATAAATTTGACCGATTTTCTGTTATTTTTAACTGATGATAAAAGGAGAGTGTATTTATGATATCGTGTCGACTTATTGGTATAAATATAGATAAATCAAGTGCTCCAAGCTTTCATAACCAATTAGCGAATGAATTATCGTTGTCATTAGATTATCAATTGTCACCGTTAAGTGAGCCAGAGTTCTCTGTATTTGAAAATTGTGTTAAGTTTCAACTCTCTCAGAATGTTAATGCGATGAATATCACATTTCCTTATAAAGAAATGGCAATAAAAGTTGCAAATTGGATTGATCATTCCGCGAAAGTTGTTGGTGCAGCGAATACTTTGATCTATCATAATAAAAAACTTTTAGCCTATAACACTGATTATACGGGCTTTATTCAAGCTTTTCGGCAGTCCAGTATCAATAAACCAGGCAAAGTTGTTGTTATTGGTTGCGGAGGCGTCGGTAAGGCTGTTATTCATGGGTTAATTGCATTGCAAGCATCAGAAATTATTATTTATGAGCAAGATACAGAGAAAGCTGAACATTTTTTACACACCCTGCCATTAAAAAATAGACAGGTTAAAGTGATTAATAAGACCCTTCTTGAATCCGCGGTGAGGTCTGCAAATGGCGTTTTAAACTGCACGCCTATTGGTCATCACAATTATTCTGGAATACCGATATTAGCTGAATGGCTAGATAAACAGCAATGGGTTTTTGATGCTGTTTATACACCAATAGAGACAGCTTTTATTCAGGAAGCAAAAGGCAAAGGGATTAAAACGTTGAGCGGTTTTGAACTTTTCTTTCATCAAGCTGTGGATGCTTTTAAATTATTCATACAACATGATCCTTCTATAAGTACATGTGTTTCTAGAAACCCATATCCTTATAGAAACCAAAGTATTTCTGAACAACAATTACAAGCGTTTAGAGATCAACATTTTAGTCAAAACTGAAACTATACCTAAAATAATTGAAGTTGCTAGTCAGTGGCCAATGAGTTAAGCCCCATGAGTATAGGTGTTCTATATGATTCGGATGCACGAGTGACGCCAATAATCTAGTCGCTTCAGGATGAAGGGTATAAAATAAAACTGAAAACCAAAAGGAAATGAACGTGAGCAAATTACTCATTTTAAATGGACCTAACCTTAACTTATTAGGCACTCGTGAACCAACCCAATATGGTTTTGAAACATTAGCGGATGTCGAGGAAAAGTGTCGAGTTCTTGCAGCTAAATACGATGTAGGTACAGAAGCTTTTCAAAATAATATCGAAGGCGAATTAATCAATGCTATTCATCGTGCGGGTGAAGAATTTAAGCGAGGAGAGTGTAAGGGGATTGTGTTTAATCCTGGTGCATACACACATACTTCAATTGCTTTACATGATGCAATTAAAGGCGTTGATGTCCCTGTTGTTGAAGTACATATTTCTAATGTCCATGCTCGTGAAAGTTTCCGTCATCACTCATATATTTCACCAGTAGCAGCCGGTACCATTATTGGAATGGGAACCCGCGGTTATGAGTTAGCGATAGAGTTTTTATTAGGTTAACTATTCACAAGTATCGTTAAAGCCTGTCTTTTATCTTACGAGTAAGTGGTGAGATAAATGCAGGCTTTTCTATATGAGCACATTGATTTTTTTATTATGATTTTTGGATATTGAATATCGCTTTATTTTATCTACTGTCCCGACAAAGAGGCAAAAAAAGAAGACAATACTAAGAAGGCTAACGAATTGCCAATAAGTCGAATTGAAATAAACAAACATGAATAAACCATGAATGTAACGAAATATCAATGCAATAAATAATAGGATTGAAGGGGTAATCTCTCTAATCAGGATATAAGAGATGATGGCTGTGATAGAGATAATTAATTTGAAAGCATACATGAGAGGCGAATAGACCGTTGACGTAAGGTTTGTCGTTAAGGCGATTAACACAATAAGGATAAATACAATAAAACTTTCTATTTTTACTCTAGACACAAAAAAACCAATATTTAACAAATCATCAATAATTGTAACATTGTGGGTTGATTAATTACAAGTTATTTTGATTTAGTTAAGCCTATTCTATTCAATCTATTATCATTTTTTATGATAAACGGCTGGTATAGGTTATGTAAAAAAAGAGCACAATGGTTGCTAGGTAGAGCCCAAGGGAAATAAGCCAATATACTCTTCATACGTGAAGTCGCTAGGTTGTTGGCTGCACTCGTTCGCCCCAATCATATAGTACACCTATACTCATGGGGCCTCACTGATTTGCCGCCTACTAGCAACTCCAATTACTTGGGGTATATATAAATAGTTTGAAGGTTTGTTATTATGTTAAAGATAAAATGTGTATTAATAAGCAGACGCTT
It encodes the following:
- a CDS encoding shikimate dehydrogenase; this translates as MISCRLIGINIDKSSAPSFHNQLANELSLSLDYQLSPLSEPEFSVFENCVKFQLSQNVNAMNITFPYKEMAIKVANWIDHSAKVVGAANTLIYHNKKLLAYNTDYTGFIQAFRQSSINKPGKVVVIGCGGVGKAVIHGLIALQASEIIIYEQDTEKAEHFLHTLPLKNRQVKVINKTLLESAVRSANGVLNCTPIGHHNYSGIPILAEWLDKQQWVFDAVYTPIETAFIQEAKGKGIKTLSGFELFFHQAVDAFKLFIQHDPSISTCVSRNPYPYRNQSISEQQLQAFRDQHFSQN
- the aroQ gene encoding type II 3-dehydroquinate dehydratase, giving the protein MSKLLILNGPNLNLLGTREPTQYGFETLADVEEKCRVLAAKYDVGTEAFQNNIEGELINAIHRAGEEFKRGECKGIVFNPGAYTHTSIALHDAIKGVDVPVVEVHISNVHARESFRHHSYISPVAAGTIIGMGTRGYELAIEFLLG